Proteins co-encoded in one Neodiprion lecontei isolate iyNeoLeco1 chromosome 3, iyNeoLeco1.1, whole genome shotgun sequence genomic window:
- the LOC107222268 gene encoding AP-3 complex subunit delta-1 isoform X1 codes for MALRKVKGNFERMFDKNLTDLVRGIRNNKENEAKYIAQCMEEIKQELRQDNIAVKANAVAKLTYLQMLGYDISWAGFNIIEVMSSAKFTYKRIGYLAASQSFHTDTELLMLTTNMVRKDLNSQNQYDAGLALSGLSCFISPDLARDLVNDIMTLLTSTKPYLRKKAVLMMYKVFLRFPEALRPAFPRLKEKLEDPDSGVQSAAVNVVCELARKNPKNYLSLAPVFFKLMTTSTNNWMLIKIIKLFGALTPLEPRLGKKLIEPLTNLIHSTSAMSLLYECINTVIAVLISISSGMPNHSDSIQLCVQKLRILIEDSDQNLKYLGLLAMSKILKTHPKSVQAHKDLIMQCLDDKDESIRLRALDLLYGMVSKKNLMEIVRKLMIHMDKAEGTTYRDELLSKIIQICSQNNYQFITYFEWYISILVELTRMEGTKHGQLVATQLLDVAIRVQAIRNFAVQQCALLLENAHLLTGQPRATMAEVLYAAAWICGEFSSELQNPLATLRSMLRSRASTLPGHIQAVYVHNILKLIACTLSKAEKENDTKSIQEIYALSDKIVAFVCSGDLEVQERASSAIVLLECLKETSGLAEELAEMFVGELNPVAPKAQRKVQIPEGLDLDAWINDPPSESSDSEDLDMNDIFIKTERPSDSYRKQNVVELTSEELQQRREARKLEQENNPHYLKGSSNTYKNSSSYHNISNNNEDDFESIPVAELNIPVALEVPGLANSNKYLNISFGEDDGDKRHKRRGKKKSSKKNKRSNSSEDEHETVHPTQLVNTGIGELPPGAELSDGDDYDIGDMNDPHRALDIDLDMPLREDERLPVLEHRIVENSLANEVPEVKKSKKDKNKEHRKSKKKSKSAKEHNKAKQPTTKKAEENGNNIDLWLASDTSPEKNQKVGSGDYMEMPSKVETDKKEEGGRSKSSKNKGKNKSDHETSKHKKKSRKGKDDSKLSKDKKASGYEETAGISTPSKEILPSLNTILNRFDSPSTNLQSQFDSTDQNSSYKILATDKTVKLTYDVKQLPHEADKIVILLVVANIGTNLLKEFDFSISDTATLKLLRDAGDEFEMKMRFQLLPNSNNVTQFTMSVSDVTFTQKLRGTLAYMIEGESGTSQEKLDFVLTLPCSSFMIGHISHKDILTELLSSGQLTEKIKNEVESSGQDFSQLLNTVCRKCNVTLVEQIDQTASLYGHSLKGHHVCLLLKHNNSKGTLMIEGKSDNNSLLSGIVDEISRILV; via the exons ATGGCTCTACGCAAAGTGAAGGGGAATTTTGAGCGAATGTTTGATAAGAATCTTACCGATTTGGTCCGCGGTATTAGAAACAACAAGGAGAATGAG GCAAAATACATCGCACAGTGTATGGAAGAGATCAAACAGGAACTACGCCAAGACAATATCGCCGTCAAAGCAAATGCTGTTGCTAAATTGACATAC CTTCAAATGCTCGGCTACGATATCAGCTGGGCTGGATTCAATATCATCGAAGTAATGTCATCCGCCAAGTTCACTTATAAACGTATAGGATATCTGGCTGCTAGCCAGAGTTTTCACACTGATACAGAA ctcTTGATGTTAACAACTAATATGGTGCGAAAAGATTTGAACAGTCAGAATCAGTATGATGCAGGTTTGGCTTTGAGTGGATTGTCGTGTTTCATTAGTCCCGACTTGGCTCGGGATTTGGTAAATGACATAATGACTTTGTTAACGTCGACAAAGCCATATCTCCGAAAGAAAGCTGTGTTAATGATGTACAAAGTCTTCCTCCGGTTTCCCGAGGCTCTGCGGCCAGCTTTTCCCAGGCTTAAAGAGAAACTAGAAGATCCAGATAGCGGTGTTCAGTCTGCAGCTGTCAACGTTGTATGCGAATTAGCCAGAAAAAATCCCAAAAATTATCTCAGTCTTGCTCctgttttcttcaaactcaTGACTACATCCACGAACAATTGGATgctaataaaaattatcaagctt TTTGGCGCGTTGACTCCTTTAGAGCCTAGGCTTGGCAAAAAGCTAATAGAACCCCTTACCAATCTAATACACAG TACGTCGGCAATGTCGCTGTTGTACGAATGCATCAATACAGTGATAGCTGTACTTATATCGATATCATCGGGTATGCCAAATCATTCAGACTCTATTCAGTTATGCGTCCAAAAGCTCAGAATACTGATAGAAGATTCTGACCAGAATCTGAAATATCTTGGACTTTTGGCGATGtcgaaaattctcaaaacaCATCCAAAGAGTGTTCAGGCACACAAGGATCTCATAATGCAGTGCCTTGATGACAAAGACGAGAGCATTCGGCTTCGTGCTTTGGACCTGCTTTACGGAATGGTGTCTAAGAAGAATCTAATGGAAATTGTACGGAAATTAATGATACACATGGATAAAGCTGAAGGAACAACATACAGGGATGAATTACTCTCAAAGATCATACAGATATGCTCGCAAAACAATTACCAGTTCATCACGTACTTCGAATG GTATATTTCCATACTGGTTGAGCTTACGCGGATGGAAGGTACAAAACACGGACAATTGGTAGCGACTCAATTACTTGACGTTGCTATTCGCGTTCAGgcaattcgaaactttgctgTACAACAATGTGCTCTGCTTTTGGAGAATGCTCACTTGCTCACTGGACAGCCCAGAGCTACTATGGCTGAAGTACTGTACGCAGCTGCATGGATTTGTGGCGAATTTTCGAG TGAGCTGCAAAATCCCTTGGCGACTTTGCGATCGATGCTGCGATCAAGGGCTTCTACATTGCCAGGTCACATTCAAGCTGTTTACGTACACAATATTCTAAAACTAATCGCTTGTACTTTGAGCAAagcggaaaaagaaaatgacacGAAATCTATACAGGAG ATATACGCGCTCAGCGACAAAATAGTAGCTTTTGTATGCAGCGGTGACTTGGAGGTGCAGGAGAGAGCTAGTTCGGCAATTGTTCTTCTAGAGTGTTTGAAGGAAACTTCCGGACTCGCTGAAGAATTGGCTGAAATGTTTGTCGGGGAATTGAATCCCGTAGCGCCAAAAGCTCAAAGAAAG GTCCAAATTCCGGAGGGTCTTGACCTCGATGCGTGGATCAACGACCCTCCTTCAGAGAGCTCTGATTCCGAAGATCTTGACATGAATGacatatttataaaaactGAAAGGCCCAGCGATTCTTACCGCAAACAAAACGTCGTTGAGTTGACATCAGAGGAACTTCAGCAGAGGCGAGAAGCAAGAAAATTGGAACAAGAAAACAATCCCCATTATTTGAAGGGCTCTAGTAACACGTATAAAAACTCTTCGTCTTATCACAATATTTCGAATAACAATGAAGACGATTTTGAGAGCATTCCAGTTGCCGAGTTGAATATACCTGTCGCGCTTGAAGTTCCTGGGCTcgcaaattcaaataaatatttgaatataagTTTCGGCGAAGATGACGGTGACAAGAGACACAAGAGGCGTGGCAAAAAGAAATCGTCCAAGAAAA ATAAGAGATCGAACAGTTCTGAAGATGAGCACGAAACCGTTCACCCTACGCAGTTGGTAAACACCGGAATCGGCGAGTTACCGCCTGGTGCTGAATTGAGCGATGGTGACGATTACGATATCGGAGACATGAATGATCCTCACAGGGCTCTGGACATCGACTTGGACATGCCGTTGCGAGAGGACGAAAGATTGCCAGTTCTGGAACACAGAATCGTTGAGAATAGTCTTGCCAACGAAGTGCCTGAGGttaagaaaagtaaaaaggaCAAG aACAAGGAGCACAGAAAATCcaagaagaaaagtaaaagtgCGAAAGAACATAATAAAGCAAAGCAGCCGACGACTAAGAAAGCGGAAGAGAATGGAAATAACATAGATCTGTGGTTGGCAAGCGATACTTCACCAGAGAAAAATCAGAAAGTGGGTAGCGGCGATTACATGGAAATGCCGAGTAAAGTAGAAACTGATAAGAAAGAAGAGGGCGGTAGATCTAAGAGTTCTAAGAACAagggtaaaaataaaagcgacCATGAAACAAgtaagcataaaaaaaaatctaggaAAGGTAAAGACGATTCCAAGTTAAGCAAAGATAAGAAAGCGTCTGGCTATGAGGAAACAGCCGGTATTTCAACTCCGTCCAAAGAAATTTTGCCGTCTTTGAACACAATTTTGAACAGGTTTGATAGTCCGTCAACGAATCTTCAGTCTCAGTTTGATTCGACGGATCAAAATTCTTCCTACAAAATTCTAGCGACTGATAAAACGGTCAAACTCACTTACGACGTCAAACAATTACCTCACGAAGCTGACAAGATCGTTATTCTCCTAGTCGTCGCGAACATCGGAACAAACCTTTTGAAAGAATTTGACTTTAGCATCTCCGATACCGCGACATTGAAGCTGTTGCGAGAT GCGGGTGACGAgttcgaaatgaaaatgcgATTTCAATTACTGCCCAATTCCAACAACGTGACACAATTCACGATGTCTGTGTCGGATGTAACGTTTACACAAAAGTTACGAGGTACTTTGGCGTACATGATAGAAGGAGAGTCGGGAACTTCCCAGGAGAAGCTTGACTTTGTATTGACATTACCATGCAGCAGCTTTATGATCGGTCATATTTCTCACAAAGATATTCTAACCGAATTACTTAGCAGCGGTCAGTTGactgagaaaataaaaaacgaagtTGAATCTAGCGGACAAGATTTCTCACAACTGTTAAATACCGTTTGCCGAAAATGCAACGTTACTCTAGTCGAACAGATCGATCAAACCGCATCTCTTTATGGACATTCCTTGAAGGGACACCATGTTTGCCTATTATTAAAACATAAC AATTCAAAGGGGACCTTGATGATTGAGGGAAAAAGTGACAATAACTCGCTGTTATCAGGTATCGTTGATGAAATATCCCGAATTTTGGTATAA
- the LOC107222268 gene encoding AP-3 complex subunit delta-1 isoform X2, producing the protein MALRKVKGNFERMFDKNLTDLVRGIRNNKENEAKYIAQCMEEIKQELRQDNIAVKANAVAKLTYLQMLGYDISWAGFNIIEVMSSAKFTYKRIGYLAASQSFHTDTELLMLTTNMVRKDLNSQNQYDAGLALSGLSCFISPDLARDLVNDIMTLLTSTKPYLRKKAVLMMYKVFLRFPEALRPAFPRLKEKLEDPDSGVQSAAVNVVCELARKNPKNYLSLAPVFFKLMTTSTNNWMLIKIIKLFSAITLIEPKMGQRLTQPLIDLISSTSAMSLLYECINTVIAVLISISSGMPNHSDSIQLCVQKLRILIEDSDQNLKYLGLLAMSKILKTHPKSVQAHKDLIMQCLDDKDESIRLRALDLLYGMVSKKNLMEIVRKLMIHMDKAEGTTYRDELLSKIIQICSQNNYQFITYFEWYISILVELTRMEGTKHGQLVATQLLDVAIRVQAIRNFAVQQCALLLENAHLLTGQPRATMAEVLYAAAWICGEFSSELQNPLATLRSMLRSRASTLPGHIQAVYVHNILKLIACTLSKAEKENDTKSIQEIYALSDKIVAFVCSGDLEVQERASSAIVLLECLKETSGLAEELAEMFVGELNPVAPKAQRKVQIPEGLDLDAWINDPPSESSDSEDLDMNDIFIKTERPSDSYRKQNVVELTSEELQQRREARKLEQENNPHYLKGSSNTYKNSSSYHNISNNNEDDFESIPVAELNIPVALEVPGLANSNKYLNISFGEDDGDKRHKRRGKKKSSKKNKRSNSSEDEHETVHPTQLVNTGIGELPPGAELSDGDDYDIGDMNDPHRALDIDLDMPLREDERLPVLEHRIVENSLANEVPEVKKSKKDKNKEHRKSKKKSKSAKEHNKAKQPTTKKAEENGNNIDLWLASDTSPEKNQKVGSGDYMEMPSKVETDKKEEGGRSKSSKNKGKNKSDHETSKHKKKSRKGKDDSKLSKDKKASGYEETAGISTPSKEILPSLNTILNRFDSPSTNLQSQFDSTDQNSSYKILATDKTVKLTYDVKQLPHEADKIVILLVVANIGTNLLKEFDFSISDTATLKLLRDAGDEFEMKMRFQLLPNSNNVTQFTMSVSDVTFTQKLRGTLAYMIEGESGTSQEKLDFVLTLPCSSFMIGHISHKDILTELLSSGQLTEKIKNEVESSGQDFSQLLNTVCRKCNVTLVEQIDQTASLYGHSLKGHHVCLLLKHNNSKGTLMIEGKSDNNSLLSGIVDEISRILV; encoded by the exons ATGGCTCTACGCAAAGTGAAGGGGAATTTTGAGCGAATGTTTGATAAGAATCTTACCGATTTGGTCCGCGGTATTAGAAACAACAAGGAGAATGAG GCAAAATACATCGCACAGTGTATGGAAGAGATCAAACAGGAACTACGCCAAGACAATATCGCCGTCAAAGCAAATGCTGTTGCTAAATTGACATAC CTTCAAATGCTCGGCTACGATATCAGCTGGGCTGGATTCAATATCATCGAAGTAATGTCATCCGCCAAGTTCACTTATAAACGTATAGGATATCTGGCTGCTAGCCAGAGTTTTCACACTGATACAGAA ctcTTGATGTTAACAACTAATATGGTGCGAAAAGATTTGAACAGTCAGAATCAGTATGATGCAGGTTTGGCTTTGAGTGGATTGTCGTGTTTCATTAGTCCCGACTTGGCTCGGGATTTGGTAAATGACATAATGACTTTGTTAACGTCGACAAAGCCATATCTCCGAAAGAAAGCTGTGTTAATGATGTACAAAGTCTTCCTCCGGTTTCCCGAGGCTCTGCGGCCAGCTTTTCCCAGGCTTAAAGAGAAACTAGAAGATCCAGATAGCGGTGTTCAGTCTGCAGCTGTCAACGTTGTATGCGAATTAGCCAGAAAAAATCCCAAAAATTATCTCAGTCTTGCTCctgttttcttcaaactcaTGACTACATCCACGAACAATTGGATgctaataaaaattatcaagctt TTCTCAGCGATAACTCTCATTGAACCAAAAATGGGTCAACGCTTGACACAGCCCCTCATTGATTTGATATCAAG TACGTCGGCAATGTCGCTGTTGTACGAATGCATCAATACAGTGATAGCTGTACTTATATCGATATCATCGGGTATGCCAAATCATTCAGACTCTATTCAGTTATGCGTCCAAAAGCTCAGAATACTGATAGAAGATTCTGACCAGAATCTGAAATATCTTGGACTTTTGGCGATGtcgaaaattctcaaaacaCATCCAAAGAGTGTTCAGGCACACAAGGATCTCATAATGCAGTGCCTTGATGACAAAGACGAGAGCATTCGGCTTCGTGCTTTGGACCTGCTTTACGGAATGGTGTCTAAGAAGAATCTAATGGAAATTGTACGGAAATTAATGATACACATGGATAAAGCTGAAGGAACAACATACAGGGATGAATTACTCTCAAAGATCATACAGATATGCTCGCAAAACAATTACCAGTTCATCACGTACTTCGAATG GTATATTTCCATACTGGTTGAGCTTACGCGGATGGAAGGTACAAAACACGGACAATTGGTAGCGACTCAATTACTTGACGTTGCTATTCGCGTTCAGgcaattcgaaactttgctgTACAACAATGTGCTCTGCTTTTGGAGAATGCTCACTTGCTCACTGGACAGCCCAGAGCTACTATGGCTGAAGTACTGTACGCAGCTGCATGGATTTGTGGCGAATTTTCGAG TGAGCTGCAAAATCCCTTGGCGACTTTGCGATCGATGCTGCGATCAAGGGCTTCTACATTGCCAGGTCACATTCAAGCTGTTTACGTACACAATATTCTAAAACTAATCGCTTGTACTTTGAGCAAagcggaaaaagaaaatgacacGAAATCTATACAGGAG ATATACGCGCTCAGCGACAAAATAGTAGCTTTTGTATGCAGCGGTGACTTGGAGGTGCAGGAGAGAGCTAGTTCGGCAATTGTTCTTCTAGAGTGTTTGAAGGAAACTTCCGGACTCGCTGAAGAATTGGCTGAAATGTTTGTCGGGGAATTGAATCCCGTAGCGCCAAAAGCTCAAAGAAAG GTCCAAATTCCGGAGGGTCTTGACCTCGATGCGTGGATCAACGACCCTCCTTCAGAGAGCTCTGATTCCGAAGATCTTGACATGAATGacatatttataaaaactGAAAGGCCCAGCGATTCTTACCGCAAACAAAACGTCGTTGAGTTGACATCAGAGGAACTTCAGCAGAGGCGAGAAGCAAGAAAATTGGAACAAGAAAACAATCCCCATTATTTGAAGGGCTCTAGTAACACGTATAAAAACTCTTCGTCTTATCACAATATTTCGAATAACAATGAAGACGATTTTGAGAGCATTCCAGTTGCCGAGTTGAATATACCTGTCGCGCTTGAAGTTCCTGGGCTcgcaaattcaaataaatatttgaatataagTTTCGGCGAAGATGACGGTGACAAGAGACACAAGAGGCGTGGCAAAAAGAAATCGTCCAAGAAAA ATAAGAGATCGAACAGTTCTGAAGATGAGCACGAAACCGTTCACCCTACGCAGTTGGTAAACACCGGAATCGGCGAGTTACCGCCTGGTGCTGAATTGAGCGATGGTGACGATTACGATATCGGAGACATGAATGATCCTCACAGGGCTCTGGACATCGACTTGGACATGCCGTTGCGAGAGGACGAAAGATTGCCAGTTCTGGAACACAGAATCGTTGAGAATAGTCTTGCCAACGAAGTGCCTGAGGttaagaaaagtaaaaaggaCAAG aACAAGGAGCACAGAAAATCcaagaagaaaagtaaaagtgCGAAAGAACATAATAAAGCAAAGCAGCCGACGACTAAGAAAGCGGAAGAGAATGGAAATAACATAGATCTGTGGTTGGCAAGCGATACTTCACCAGAGAAAAATCAGAAAGTGGGTAGCGGCGATTACATGGAAATGCCGAGTAAAGTAGAAACTGATAAGAAAGAAGAGGGCGGTAGATCTAAGAGTTCTAAGAACAagggtaaaaataaaagcgacCATGAAACAAgtaagcataaaaaaaaatctaggaAAGGTAAAGACGATTCCAAGTTAAGCAAAGATAAGAAAGCGTCTGGCTATGAGGAAACAGCCGGTATTTCAACTCCGTCCAAAGAAATTTTGCCGTCTTTGAACACAATTTTGAACAGGTTTGATAGTCCGTCAACGAATCTTCAGTCTCAGTTTGATTCGACGGATCAAAATTCTTCCTACAAAATTCTAGCGACTGATAAAACGGTCAAACTCACTTACGACGTCAAACAATTACCTCACGAAGCTGACAAGATCGTTATTCTCCTAGTCGTCGCGAACATCGGAACAAACCTTTTGAAAGAATTTGACTTTAGCATCTCCGATACCGCGACATTGAAGCTGTTGCGAGAT GCGGGTGACGAgttcgaaatgaaaatgcgATTTCAATTACTGCCCAATTCCAACAACGTGACACAATTCACGATGTCTGTGTCGGATGTAACGTTTACACAAAAGTTACGAGGTACTTTGGCGTACATGATAGAAGGAGAGTCGGGAACTTCCCAGGAGAAGCTTGACTTTGTATTGACATTACCATGCAGCAGCTTTATGATCGGTCATATTTCTCACAAAGATATTCTAACCGAATTACTTAGCAGCGGTCAGTTGactgagaaaataaaaaacgaagtTGAATCTAGCGGACAAGATTTCTCACAACTGTTAAATACCGTTTGCCGAAAATGCAACGTTACTCTAGTCGAACAGATCGATCAAACCGCATCTCTTTATGGACATTCCTTGAAGGGACACCATGTTTGCCTATTATTAAAACATAAC AATTCAAAGGGGACCTTGATGATTGAGGGAAAAAGTGACAATAACTCGCTGTTATCAGGTATCGTTGATGAAATATCCCGAATTTTGGTATAA